One Succinispira mobilis DSM 6222 genomic window carries:
- a CDS encoding DUF3870 domain-containing protein: protein MQDKKVLFSGYAKLPTGITASEMYKVIGIIVVVDMKTGFIENADCTLATKTARDHVCRHIVGYNLSNGPEGLQEILEDVYQGSAKKAVTTAIRIIYDKYKSYKNGDTQEQLS, encoded by the coding sequence ATGCAAGACAAGAAAGTACTTTTTTCAGGATATGCTAAGTTGCCTACAGGAATTACAGCGAGTGAGATGTATAAAGTAATAGGCATTATAGTAGTTGTCGATATGAAAACTGGATTTATTGAAAATGCTGATTGTACACTCGCTACAAAAACAGCAAGAGATCATGTATGTAGACACATTGTGGGTTATAATCTATCTAATGGACCAGAGGGTTTACAAGAAATTTTAGAAGATGTTTATCAAGGCAGTGCAAAGAAAGCAGTAACAACTGCTATTAGAATTATTTATGACAAATATAAAAGCTATAAAAATGGTGATACACAAGAGCAATTGTCTTAG